The following are encoded in a window of Caldicellulosiruptor danielii genomic DNA:
- a CDS encoding family 43 glycosylhydrolase — MPKPPTPLFRDPIYDGAADPTIIYNHLEKSWWILYTNRRANQKLPGKAFMHGTDIGIAESKDGGRTWLYRGTIELQYGRGRNTFWAPEVILYEGEYHMYVSFVPGVPQDWNADRYILYYKSKNLWDWEFVCKLELSSNKVIDACVFQMPDGTFRMWYKDEADHSYIYVAESNNLKNWKVLGPALTDRPQEGPNVFYWKGKYWMITDPWCGLGVYSSEDATVWHRQENILDKPGKREDDGQIGHHADVLVIDDETAYIFYFTHPEGMEGTEEFWKDNRYWRTSLQVAKLEYIDGRLVCDRDKEFDFYLPDLS; from the coding sequence GTGCCAAAGCCACCGACGCCTCTTTTTAGAGACCCAATCTATGATGGTGCCGCAGACCCAACCATCATATACAATCACCTTGAAAAAAGTTGGTGGATTTTGTACACAAACAGAAGAGCAAACCAAAAACTTCCTGGCAAGGCCTTCATGCATGGCACTGACATAGGCATTGCTGAATCAAAAGATGGTGGCAGAACTTGGCTTTACAGAGGAACTATAGAACTTCAATATGGCAGGGGCAGAAACACCTTCTGGGCACCTGAGGTAATATTATATGAAGGGGAATACCATATGTATGTGAGCTTTGTACCTGGTGTTCCACAGGATTGGAATGCAGACAGATATATTTTGTACTACAAAAGCAAAAATTTATGGGACTGGGAGTTTGTCTGCAAACTTGAACTGTCTTCAAATAAGGTGATCGACGCATGCGTTTTCCAGATGCCAGATGGAACTTTTAGGATGTGGTACAAGGATGAAGCAGACCATTCATACATATATGTAGCAGAGAGTAACAATCTAAAAAATTGGAAGGTTTTGGGGCCAGCCTTAACTGATAGACCTCAAGAGGGGCCAAATGTCTTTTATTGGAAAGGCAAGTACTGGATGATAACAGACCCGTGGTGTGGACTGGGAGTTTATTCTTCAGAAGATGCAACTGTGTGGCACAGGCAAGAAAATATTTTAGATAAGCCGGGTAAAAGGGAAGATGACGGGCAAATAGGACATCATGCTGATGTTCTTGTAATAGATGATGAGACGGCTTATATATTTTACTTTACTCATCCTGAGGGAATGGAAGGTACAGAGGAGTTTTGGAAAGATAATAGATATTGGAGGACATCACTTCAGGTTGCAAAGCTTGAATATATTGATGGAAGATTAGTGTGTGACAGAGATAAAGAATTCGATTTTTATCTTCCGGATTTATCTTAA